In Paenibacillus kyungheensis, the following are encoded in one genomic region:
- a CDS encoding DUF3934 family protein, whose protein sequence is MANAKSKGGTGRGTGKKGWNRWQASAKKTKSAPKPYATRADKDKKGNSKSTPTTKSTD, encoded by the coding sequence TTGGCTAATGCAAAAAGCAAAGGTGGAACAGGTCGCGGGACGGGGAAAAAAGGTTGGAATCGCTGGCAAGCTAGCGCTAAAAAAACCAAAAGTGCACCTAAACCTTATGCAACCAGAGCAGACAAAGACAAAAAAGGCAATTCCAAGTCTACACCTACCACTAAAAGTACAGATTAA